A genomic window from Streptomyces sp. 846.5 includes:
- a CDS encoding NADH-quinone oxidoreductase subunit J, giving the protein MDLATPLTGAASTGEAVQFWVLAVIAVAGALGMVLCRKAVHSALCLAATMISLAVCYMAEGAVFLGVVQIVVYTGAIMMLFLFVVMLVGVSAEDTVKDALKGQRIAAVVAGLGFGVLLIAGIANAKLRTFTGVGAANAKAGGNVQGLAALIFTKYVWAFEVTGALLITAAIGAMVLTHREHTEEKQSQRDLAERRVRLGTQVTPLPAPGVYARHNAVDVPGLLPDGTPSELTVNPTLRARGQMRDVSGDLLDRMGELEASTAGWLGRRTPKPRHSTELAKAPAAAPAPAATPDVEENE; this is encoded by the coding sequence ATCGACCTCGCCACCCCCCTCACCGGGGCCGCGTCCACCGGGGAGGCCGTCCAGTTCTGGGTCCTCGCGGTGATCGCGGTCGCCGGGGCGCTGGGCATGGTGCTCTGCCGCAAAGCGGTGCACTCGGCGCTCTGCCTCGCCGCGACGATGATCTCGCTGGCCGTCTGCTACATGGCCGAGGGCGCGGTCTTCCTGGGCGTCGTCCAGATCGTCGTCTACACCGGCGCGATCATGATGCTGTTCCTCTTCGTGGTGATGCTGGTCGGCGTCAGCGCCGAGGACACCGTGAAGGACGCGCTCAAGGGCCAGCGGATCGCGGCCGTCGTCGCCGGGCTCGGCTTCGGCGTGCTGCTGATCGCCGGTATCGCCAACGCCAAGCTGCGGACCTTCACCGGGGTCGGCGCCGCCAACGCCAAGGCCGGCGGCAACGTCCAGGGCCTGGCCGCGCTGATCTTCACCAAGTACGTCTGGGCCTTCGAGGTCACCGGCGCGCTGCTGATCACCGCCGCCATCGGCGCGATGGTGCTGACGCACCGTGAGCACACCGAGGAGAAGCAGTCGCAGCGCGACCTGGCCGAGCGCCGGGTCCGGCTGGGCACCCAGGTCACCCCGCTGCCGGCCCCCGGCGTCTACGCCCGCCACAACGCGGTGGACGTCCCGGGCCTGCTGCCGGACGGCACGCCGTCCGAGCTCACCGTCAACCCGACGCTGCGGGCCCGCGGCCAGATGCGCGACGTCAGCGGCGACCTGCTGGACCGGATGGGCGAGCTGGAGGCGAGCACCGCAGGGTGGCTCGGCCGCCGGACGCCCAAGCCCCGGCACAGCACCGAGCTGGCGAAGGCACCGGCTGCGGCACCGGCACCGGCCGCGACCCCGGATGTGGAGGAGAACGAATGA
- the nuoK gene encoding NADH-quinone oxidoreductase subunit NuoK has product MNPVNYLYLAALLFTIGATGVLVRRNAIVLFMCVELMLNASNLALVTFSRLHGNLDGQIIAFFTMVVAAAEVVVGLAIIVSVFRTRHSASVDDTNLMKL; this is encoded by the coding sequence ATGAACCCCGTCAACTACCTCTACCTGGCGGCGCTGCTGTTCACCATCGGCGCCACCGGCGTCCTGGTCCGGCGCAACGCGATCGTGCTCTTCATGTGCGTCGAGCTGATGCTGAACGCCTCCAACCTGGCCCTGGTCACCTTCTCCCGGCTGCACGGCAACCTGGACGGGCAGATCATCGCCTTCTTCACCATGGTGGTCGCCGCGGCCGAGGTCGTCGTCGGTCTCGCGATCATCGTGAGTGTCTTCCGCACCCGTCACTCGGCCTCGGTCGACGACACCAACCTCATGAAGCTGTAG
- the nuoL gene encoding NADH-quinone oxidoreductase subunit L has product MDNLIPVLVGLPLAGAAVLLLGGRRLDRFGHWLGVLASTASFGVGLALFFDMLSRSTAQRPAFDHLFTWVPVEGFQAQVGFQLDQLSVVFVLLITGVGSLIHLYSVGYMAHDERRRRFFGYLNLFLAAMLLLVLADNYLLLYVGWEGVGLASYLLIGFWQHKPSAATAAKKAFLVNRVGDIGLSVAIMLMFSTFGTFAFGPVFGAAHTASQGTLTGIGLMLLLAACGKSAQVPLQSWLGDAMEGPTPVSALIHAATMVTAGVYLITRSSAIFNLAPTAQLATVCVGAVTLLFGAIVGCAKDDIKKALAGSTMSQIGYMVMAAGLGPIGYVFAIMHLVTHGFFKAGLFLGAGSVMHGMNDEVDMRKYGGLRSYMPLTFVTFGLGYLAIIGFPGLSGYFSKDKIIEAAFAHGGGEGWILGCAALVGAAVTAFYMTRVMLMTFFGQKRWVPDAEGHEPHPHESPKTMGIPMVVLAFGSVFAGGLFAWNSSFVKWLTPVTGHDEGHSPLSSLTVSGVTFAVIALGVLVSWLMYGRQPVPATAPVGSLLTRAARRDLLQDDFNHVVLVGGGTHLTRFLVYLDAKGFDGVVNGIAAAVGGTSGRMRKLQNGYVRSYALSMFGGALVLVATTLLMRAV; this is encoded by the coding sequence GTGGACAATCTCATCCCCGTACTGGTTGGGCTGCCCCTGGCCGGAGCCGCCGTGCTCCTGCTGGGCGGTCGCCGCCTGGACCGCTTCGGCCACTGGCTGGGCGTCCTGGCCTCCACCGCCTCCTTCGGCGTGGGGCTCGCCCTCTTCTTCGACATGCTGAGCCGCTCGACCGCGCAGCGCCCGGCCTTCGACCACCTCTTCACCTGGGTGCCGGTCGAGGGGTTCCAGGCCCAGGTCGGTTTCCAACTCGACCAGCTCTCGGTCGTGTTCGTGCTGCTGATCACCGGCGTCGGCTCGCTGATCCATCTCTACTCGGTCGGCTACATGGCGCACGACGAGCGCCGCCGCCGCTTCTTCGGCTATCTCAACCTCTTCCTGGCGGCCATGCTGCTGCTGGTCCTCGCCGACAACTACCTGCTGCTGTACGTCGGCTGGGAGGGCGTGGGCCTGGCCTCGTACCTGCTGATCGGCTTCTGGCAGCACAAGCCCAGCGCGGCCACCGCCGCCAAGAAGGCGTTCCTGGTCAACCGCGTGGGCGACATCGGCCTCTCGGTCGCCATCATGCTGATGTTCAGCACCTTCGGGACCTTCGCCTTCGGCCCGGTCTTCGGCGCAGCCCACACCGCCTCGCAGGGGACGCTGACCGGCATCGGACTGATGCTGCTGCTCGCCGCCTGCGGCAAGTCGGCGCAGGTGCCGCTGCAGTCCTGGCTCGGCGACGCGATGGAGGGCCCGACCCCGGTCTCGGCCCTGATCCACGCCGCCACCATGGTCACCGCCGGCGTCTACCTGATCACCCGCTCCAGCGCCATCTTCAACCTCGCCCCGACCGCGCAGCTGGCGACGGTGTGCGTGGGAGCGGTGACGCTGCTGTTCGGTGCCATCGTCGGTTGCGCCAAGGACGACATCAAGAAGGCCCTGGCCGGGTCGACGATGTCGCAGATCGGCTACATGGTGATGGCGGCCGGGCTCGGCCCGATCGGCTATGTCTTCGCGATCATGCACCTGGTCACCCACGGCTTCTTCAAGGCCGGGCTGTTCCTCGGCGCCGGCTCGGTGATGCACGGCATGAACGACGAGGTCGACATGCGCAAGTACGGCGGACTGCGCAGCTACATGCCGCTGACCTTCGTCACCTTCGGCCTCGGCTACCTCGCCATCATCGGATTCCCGGGCCTGTCCGGTTACTTCTCCAAGGACAAGATCATCGAGGCGGCCTTCGCCCACGGCGGCGGCGAGGGCTGGATCCTCGGCTGCGCCGCCCTGGTCGGCGCCGCGGTCACCGCGTTCTACATGACCCGGGTGATGCTGATGACCTTCTTCGGCCAGAAGCGCTGGGTCCCGGACGCGGAGGGCCACGAGCCGCATCCGCACGAGTCCCCGAAGACCATGGGCATCCCCATGGTGGTGCTGGCCTTCGGCTCGGTCTTCGCCGGTGGCCTGTTCGCCTGGAACAGCTCCTTCGTGAAGTGGCTGACCCCGGTCACCGGCCACGACGAGGGCCACTCCCCGCTGAGCAGCCTGACCGTCTCCGGCGTCACCTTCGCGGTGATCGCCCTCGGCGTCCTGGTCTCCTGGCTGATGTACGGACGGCAGCCGGTCCCGGCCACCGCCCCGGTCGGCTCGCTGCTCACCCGCGCGGCCCGCCGCGACCTGCTGCAGGACGACTTCAACCATGTCGTGCTGGTCGGCGGCGGCACGCACCTCACCCGCTTCCTGGTCTACCTCGACGCCAAGGGCTTCGACGGCGTGGTCAACGGCATCGCCGCCGCCGTCGGCGGCACCTCGGGCCGGATGCGAAAGCTGCAGAACGGCTACGTCCGCTCCTACGCGCTGTCGATGTTCGGCGGTGCGCTGGTGCTGGTCGCCACCACTCTCCTGATGAGGGCCGTATGA
- a CDS encoding NADH-quinone oxidoreductase subunit M — MSSFPLLTVAAALPAVGAVLTAALPAATSAKRRDVNKGLPLGISLLTLVLAAVVAIRFKPGGARYQMTEYHSWISDFGIGYSVGVDGIAVVLILLTAVLVPVVMLASWHDADPLANDAGTFERNRRTQGFFALILAVEAMVVLSFEATDVFLFYVFFEAMLIPMYFLIGGFGDRTVGEDARQRSYAAVKFLLYNLLGGLIMLVAVIGLYVITAKQGVGTDGRGTFDLSTITQALASGKLHFSPVAENALFLGFMFAFAVKAPLWPLHTWLPNAMGEATPGVAVLITAVVDKVGTYAMLRFCLQLFPDASKTFGPAILVLSLIGIIYGALLAVGQKDIKRLIAYASISHFGFIIMGIFAMTSQGQSGATLYMVNHGISTAALLLVAGFLMSRRGSRLIADYGGVQKVAPVLAGTFMIGGLATLSLPGLAPFVSEFLVLVGTFTRYPAIGIIATLGIVLAALYVLVLYQRTMTGPVKPEVAGFRDLHARELVVVTPLIALLLVLGVYPRPIADIVNPAVRDTMSDVHRTDPAPAHPITAAQVAAANSQGGGQ, encoded by the coding sequence ATGAGTTCCTTTCCTCTCCTCACGGTCGCCGCCGCGCTCCCGGCGGTCGGCGCGGTCCTCACCGCCGCGCTGCCCGCCGCGACCTCGGCCAAGCGACGGGACGTCAACAAGGGTCTGCCGCTGGGGATCTCGCTCCTCACGCTGGTGCTGGCGGCCGTGGTCGCGATCCGCTTCAAGCCCGGCGGCGCCCGCTACCAGATGACCGAGTACCACTCCTGGATCTCGGACTTCGGCATCGGCTACAGCGTCGGCGTGGACGGCATCGCGGTCGTCCTGATCCTCCTGACCGCGGTCCTGGTTCCGGTCGTCATGCTCGCCTCCTGGCACGACGCCGACCCGCTCGCCAATGACGCCGGCACCTTCGAGCGCAACCGCCGCACCCAGGGCTTCTTCGCCCTGATCCTGGCGGTCGAGGCGATGGTGGTGCTCTCCTTCGAGGCCACCGACGTCTTCCTGTTCTACGTGTTCTTTGAAGCCATGCTGATCCCGATGTACTTCCTCATCGGCGGCTTCGGCGACCGCACCGTCGGCGAGGACGCCCGCCAGCGCTCCTACGCCGCCGTCAAGTTCCTGCTCTACAACCTGCTCGGCGGCCTGATCATGCTGGTCGCCGTGATCGGGCTGTACGTCATCACCGCCAAGCAGGGCGTCGGCACCGACGGCCGCGGCACCTTCGACCTCAGCACCATCACCCAGGCGCTGGCCTCCGGGAAGCTGCACTTCTCCCCGGTCGCCGAGAACGCGCTGTTCCTGGGCTTCATGTTCGCCTTCGCGGTGAAGGCCCCGCTGTGGCCGCTGCACACCTGGCTGCCCAACGCCATGGGCGAGGCCACTCCCGGCGTCGCCGTGCTGATCACCGCGGTGGTCGACAAGGTCGGCACCTACGCGATGCTGCGCTTCTGCCTGCAGCTCTTCCCGGACGCGTCCAAGACCTTCGGGCCGGCGATCCTGGTGCTCTCGCTGATCGGGATCATCTACGGGGCGCTGCTGGCGGTGGGGCAGAAGGACATCAAGCGCCTGATCGCCTACGCCTCGATCTCGCACTTCGGCTTCATCATCATGGGCATCTTCGCGATGACCAGCCAGGGCCAGTCCGGGGCGACCCTCTACATGGTCAACCACGGCATCTCCACCGCCGCCCTGCTGCTGGTCGCGGGCTTCCTGATGTCCCGTCGGGGCAGCAGGCTGATCGCCGACTACGGCGGCGTCCAGAAGGTCGCCCCGGTGCTCGCCGGGACGTTCATGATCGGCGGACTGGCCACCCTCTCGCTGCCCGGGCTGGCGCCCTTCGTCAGTGAGTTCCTGGTCCTGGTCGGCACCTTCACCCGGTACCCGGCCATCGGGATCATCGCCACTCTCGGCATCGTCCTGGCCGCGCTCTACGTGCTGGTGCTCTACCAGCGCACCATGACCGGCCCGGTCAAGCCCGAGGTCGCCGGCTTCCGCGATCTGCACGCCCGCGAGCTGGTCGTGGTCACCCCGCTGATCGCGCTGCTGCTGGTCCTCGGCGTCTACCCCAGGCCGATCGCCGACATCGTCAACCCGGCGGTGCGGGACACCATGTCGGACGTCCACCGCACCGACCCCGCGCCCGCGCACCCGATCACGGCTGCCCAGGTGGCAGCCGCCAACAGCCAGGGAGGTGGCCAGTGA
- the nuoN gene encoding NADH-quinone oxidoreductase subunit NuoN, whose product MSAPIAVHSLWTVAASSTTQTIPTPHIEYGQLSPMLVVFGAAALGILAEAFLPRRNRYWAQVGIALAGLIGAFVAIVVLAAKGYAGANAHLAAMGAVAVDGPSLFLQGTIALVAIVAVLGFAERHLEPRSSTGAPVDAFAPQAATVPGSDAEKSAARSGFATTEVFPLTMFAVGGMLLFPAASDLLTMFVALEVFSLPLYLLCALARRRRLLSQEAAVKYFLLGAFSSAFFLFGLALIYGYAGTVSLGGIAAVVSGTATPTPALANTTANDALLLIGLAMLGVGLLFKVGAVPFHAWTPDVYQGAPTPVTGFMAAATKVAAFGALLRLLYAAFPGVTWDWRPVLWGVAILTMAVGAIIAVTQTDVKRLLAYSSIAHAGFILTGVIAMNKAGVSAVLFYLGAYSFVTLGAFAVVTLVRDAGGEATHLSRWAGLGRRSPLVAATFALFLLAFAGIPLTSGFAGKFAVFQAAASSGATPLVIVGVLSSAVAAFFYIRVIVLMFFSDPRPDGPTVAVPSAFTATAIALGVLVTLGLGILPQYFLHLADQASVFVR is encoded by the coding sequence GTGAGCGCGCCCATCGCCGTCCACAGCCTGTGGACAGTGGCCGCGTCGTCCACGACGCAGACCATCCCGACGCCGCACATCGAGTACGGCCAGCTGTCGCCGATGCTGGTGGTCTTCGGCGCGGCGGCGCTCGGCATCCTCGCCGAGGCGTTCCTGCCCCGCCGCAACCGCTACTGGGCCCAGGTCGGCATCGCCCTGGCCGGGCTGATCGGCGCCTTCGTCGCCATCGTGGTGCTGGCCGCCAAGGGCTACGCCGGCGCCAACGCGCACCTGGCCGCGATGGGCGCGGTCGCCGTCGACGGACCGTCACTGTTCCTGCAGGGCACCATCGCCCTGGTCGCCATCGTCGCGGTGCTGGGCTTCGCCGAACGCCACCTGGAGCCCCGGAGCTCCACCGGGGCCCCGGTCGACGCCTTCGCGCCGCAGGCGGCGACCGTCCCCGGCAGCGACGCGGAGAAGTCCGCCGCCCGCTCCGGCTTCGCCACCACCGAGGTCTTCCCGCTCACCATGTTCGCCGTCGGCGGGATGCTGCTCTTCCCGGCCGCCAGCGACCTGCTGACCATGTTCGTGGCGCTGGAGGTCTTCTCCCTCCCGCTGTACCTGCTCTGCGCCCTGGCCCGGCGCCGGCGGCTACTGTCGCAGGAGGCTGCGGTCAAGTACTTCCTGCTCGGCGCCTTCTCCTCGGCCTTCTTCCTGTTCGGCCTGGCGCTGATCTACGGCTACGCGGGCACCGTCTCGCTCGGCGGCATCGCCGCCGTCGTCTCCGGGACGGCCACGCCGACCCCGGCGCTGGCCAACACCACCGCCAATGACGCGCTGCTGCTGATCGGTCTGGCCATGCTGGGCGTCGGCCTGCTGTTCAAGGTCGGTGCGGTCCCCTTCCACGCCTGGACCCCGGACGTCTACCAGGGCGCCCCCACCCCGGTCACCGGCTTCATGGCCGCCGCCACCAAGGTCGCCGCCTTCGGCGCGCTGCTGCGGCTGCTCTACGCGGCCTTCCCCGGGGTCACCTGGGACTGGCGTCCGGTGCTGTGGGGTGTGGCGATCCTCACCATGGCGGTCGGCGCGATCATCGCGGTCACCCAGACCGATGTGAAGCGGCTGCTCGCCTACTCGTCCATCGCCCACGCGGGGTTCATCCTCACCGGCGTGATCGCCATGAACAAGGCGGGCGTGTCCGCGGTGCTGTTCTACCTGGGCGCGTACTCCTTCGTGACCCTCGGCGCCTTCGCCGTGGTCACCCTGGTCCGCGACGCCGGCGGCGAGGCCACCCACCTCTCCCGCTGGGCCGGTCTCGGCCGCCGCTCGCCACTGGTGGCGGCCACCTTCGCGCTCTTTCTGCTCGCCTTCGCCGGCATCCCGCTGACCAGCGGCTTCGCCGGGAAGTTCGCCGTCTTCCAGGCGGCGGCGAGCAGCGGGGCGACCCCGCTGGTGATCGTCGGTGTGCTGTCCTCGGCGGTCGCCGCGTTCTTCTACATCCGGGTGATCGTGCTGATGTTCTTCTCCGACCCCAGGCCGGACGGGCCCACGGTCGCCGTCCCCAGCGCCTTCACGGCGACCGCGATCGCCCTCGGCGTCCTGGTCACCCTCGGGCTGGGGATCCTGCCCCAGTACTTCCTCCATCTGGCCGACCAGGCCTCTGTCTTCGTCCGCTGA
- a CDS encoding polyprenyl synthetase family protein, whose amino-acid sequence MTVVGPFGLSVHNQALEADVQIGLAAVEQALAEATKSDVPFITVTAQHLKEAGGKRLRPLLVLLAAQFGDPNAPGVVPSAVVVELTHLATLYHDDVMDEAVMRRGTPSANARWDNSVAILTGDFLFSRASKILADLGPQAVRVQADAFERLVTGQILETAGPRPEDDPVQHYLDVISGKTGSLIAVSGHLGALMAGADESVVNVVTQYGERIGTAFQIADDVLDISSDSHESGKTPGTDLREGVPTLPELLLRAAAPDPSVPGDVRLRELLDAGFPADDPAADERHAEALTLFRAHPALARAREDTLRYSEEARGLLAPLPDCPAKSALEGLCDVVALRTM is encoded by the coding sequence GTGACCGTCGTGGGGCCCTTCGGGCTGAGCGTGCATAACCAGGCACTGGAAGCAGACGTCCAGATCGGACTTGCCGCCGTCGAGCAGGCGCTCGCCGAGGCCACCAAGAGTGACGTGCCGTTCATCACAGTCACCGCCCAGCACCTCAAGGAGGCCGGCGGCAAGCGCCTCCGTCCGCTGCTGGTGCTGCTGGCCGCGCAGTTCGGCGACCCCAACGCACCCGGCGTGGTCCCCTCCGCCGTCGTGGTGGAGCTGACCCACCTGGCCACCCTCTACCACGACGACGTCATGGACGAGGCCGTCATGCGGCGCGGCACCCCCAGCGCCAACGCCCGCTGGGACAACTCGGTCGCCATCCTCACCGGCGACTTCCTGTTCTCCCGCGCCTCCAAGATCCTCGCCGACCTCGGCCCGCAGGCGGTCCGGGTCCAGGCCGACGCGTTCGAGCGACTGGTCACCGGCCAGATCCTGGAGACGGCCGGGCCCCGCCCGGAGGACGACCCGGTCCAGCACTACCTGGACGTCATCTCCGGCAAGACCGGCTCGCTGATCGCCGTCTCCGGCCACCTGGGCGCGCTGATGGCCGGCGCGGACGAGTCGGTGGTGAACGTGGTCACCCAGTACGGCGAGCGCATCGGCACCGCGTTCCAGATCGCCGACGACGTGCTGGACATCAGCAGCGATAGCCACGAGTCCGGGAAGACCCCCGGCACGGACCTGCGCGAGGGCGTTCCCACCCTGCCCGAACTGCTGCTGCGCGCGGCGGCGCCGGACCCCTCGGTCCCCGGCGACGTGCGGCTGCGCGAGCTGCTGGACGCGGGCTTCCCCGCGGACGACCCGGCGGCGGACGAGCGCCACGCGGAGGCCCTCACCCTCTTCCGCGCCCACCCCGCGCTCGCTCGGGCCCGCGAGGACACGCTCCGTTACTCGGAGGAGGCCCGCGGGCTGCTGGCGCCGCTGCCCGATTGCCCTGCGAAGTCGGCCCTGGAGGGGCTCTGCGATGTTGTCGCGCTGCGTACGATGTGA
- a CDS encoding response regulator transcription factor encodes MRVVIAEDSVLLREGLTRLLVDRGLDVVGGVGDGEELLALIDSLAADGALPDVVVADVRMPPSHTDEGVKACVELRKRHPKVGTLVLSQYVEERYASELLAGSTRGVGYLLKDRVADVREFTEAVVRVAEGGTALDPEVVAQLLGRSRRHDVLDALTPREREVLGLMAEGRTNSAIAKQLVVSDGAVEKHVSNIFMKLGLTQSSDDHRRVLAVLTHLSS; translated from the coding sequence CTGCGTGTGGTGATCGCTGAGGATTCGGTGTTGTTGCGGGAGGGCCTGACAAGGCTCCTCGTGGATCGGGGGCTCGATGTCGTCGGTGGGGTGGGCGACGGGGAGGAACTGCTCGCGCTGATCGACAGCCTCGCCGCGGACGGCGCCCTGCCGGACGTCGTGGTCGCCGACGTGCGGATGCCGCCGAGCCATACCGACGAGGGCGTCAAGGCCTGCGTGGAGCTGCGCAAGCGGCACCCCAAGGTGGGCACGCTGGTGCTGTCGCAGTACGTCGAGGAGCGGTACGCCTCGGAGCTGCTGGCCGGATCCACCCGCGGGGTGGGCTATCTGCTCAAGGACCGGGTGGCGGACGTCCGCGAGTTCACCGAGGCGGTGGTGCGCGTCGCCGAGGGCGGGACCGCGCTGGATCCGGAGGTGGTCGCGCAGCTCCTCGGCCGCAGCCGCAGGCACGACGTGCTGGACGCGCTGACCCCGCGTGAGCGCGAAGTGCTGGGGCTGATGGCGGAGGGACGGACCAACAGCGCCATCGCCAAGCAGCTGGTGGTGTCGGACGGCGCGGTGGAGAAGCACGTCAGCAACATCTTCATGAAGCTCGGTCTGACCCAGAGTTCGGACGACCACCGAAGGGTGCTCGCGGTGCTCACCCATCTCAGTTCCTAA
- a CDS encoding 2-oxoacid:acceptor oxidoreductase subunit alpha — protein sequence MPVPAQGEGKRVTKLDRVVIRFAGDSGDGMQLTGDRFTTETAGFGNDLSTLPNFPAEIRAPAGTLPGVSSFQLHFADHDILTPGDAPHVLVAMNPAALKANLGDVPRGAEIIVNTDEFTKRALAKVGYAADPLGDGALDAYSVHPVPLTTLTVEALKDSGLARKDAERAKNMFALGLLSWMYHRPTEGTERFLRVKFANKPDIAEANVTAFRAGWNYGETTEDFAVSYEVAPATAAFPPGRYRNISGNLALAYGLVAASEQSGLPLFLGSYPITPASDILHELSKHKNFGVRTFQAEDEIAGIGAALGAAFGGSLGVTTTSGPGVALKSETIGLAVSLELPLLVIDIQRGGPSTGLPTKTEQADLLQAMYGRNGEAPVPIVAPATAADCFTAALEAARIALTYRTPVFLLSDGYLANGSEPWRIPEPDELPDLRVPFATEPNRPDGSFWPYLRDPETLARPWAVPGTPGLEHRVGGIEKQDGSGNISYDPANHDHMVRIRQAKIDGITVPDLVVDDPSDPARLLVLGWGSTYGPIAAAVRRVRAAGGRVAQAHLRHLNPFPANLGEVLARYDRVLVPEMNLGQLAHLLRAKYLVDAQSFTQVTGLPFKAEQLADALTAQLEVQS from the coding sequence ATGCCGGTGCCCGCGCAGGGCGAGGGCAAGCGGGTGACCAAGCTCGACCGGGTGGTGATCCGCTTCGCGGGGGACTCGGGCGACGGTATGCAGCTCACCGGCGACCGTTTCACCACGGAGACCGCCGGCTTCGGCAACGACCTGTCCACGCTGCCCAACTTCCCCGCCGAGATCCGTGCCCCCGCAGGCACCCTGCCCGGGGTCTCCAGCTTCCAGCTGCACTTCGCCGACCACGACATCCTCACCCCCGGCGACGCCCCGCACGTGCTGGTGGCGATGAACCCGGCCGCGCTGAAGGCGAACCTGGGCGACGTCCCGCGCGGCGCGGAGATCATCGTCAACACCGACGAGTTCACCAAGCGGGCCCTGGCCAAGGTCGGCTACGCGGCCGACCCGCTCGGCGACGGCGCGCTGGACGCCTACTCGGTGCACCCGGTCCCGCTGACCACGCTCACCGTCGAGGCGCTCAAGGACAGCGGCCTGGCCCGCAAGGACGCCGAGCGGGCCAAGAACATGTTCGCGCTGGGCCTGCTCAGCTGGATGTACCACCGGCCCACCGAGGGCACTGAGCGCTTCCTGCGGGTCAAGTTCGCCAACAAGCCGGACATCGCCGAGGCCAATGTCACCGCGTTCCGGGCCGGTTGGAACTACGGCGAGACCACCGAGGACTTCGCCGTCTCCTACGAAGTCGCCCCCGCCACCGCGGCCTTCCCTCCGGGCCGCTACCGCAACATCTCCGGCAACCTGGCGCTGGCCTACGGGCTGGTGGCCGCGTCCGAGCAGTCCGGGCTGCCGCTGTTCCTGGGCTCCTACCCGATCACCCCGGCCAGCGACATCCTGCACGAGCTGAGCAAGCACAAGAACTTCGGCGTGCGCACCTTCCAGGCCGAGGACGAGATCGCCGGCATCGGCGCCGCCCTAGGCGCGGCCTTCGGCGGCTCGCTGGGGGTGACCACCACCTCGGGCCCGGGCGTGGCGCTGAAGTCCGAGACGATCGGTCTCGCGGTGTCGCTGGAACTGCCGCTGCTGGTCATCGACATCCAGCGCGGCGGCCCTTCCACCGGCCTGCCGACCAAGACCGAGCAGGCCGACCTGCTGCAGGCCATGTACGGGCGCAACGGCGAGGCCCCGGTGCCGATCGTCGCCCCGGCGACCGCCGCGGACTGCTTCACCGCCGCCCTGGAGGCCGCGCGGATCGCGCTGACCTACCGCACCCCGGTGTTCCTGCTCTCCGACGGCTACCTGGCCAACGGCTCCGAGCCCTGGCGGATCCCCGAGCCGGACGAGCTCCCGGACCTGCGCGTGCCGTTCGCCACCGAGCCCAACCGCCCGGACGGCAGCTTCTGGCCCTATCTGCGCGACCCGGAGACCCTGGCCCGACCCTGGGCCGTCCCCGGCACCCCGGGACTGGAGCACCGGGTCGGCGGCATCGAGAAGCAGGACGGCTCGGGCAACATCTCCTACGACCCGGCCAACCACGACCACATGGTCCGGATCCGGCAGGCCAAGATCGACGGAATCACCGTCCCCGACCTCGTCGTTGACGATCCCTCGGACCCGGCCCGGCTGCTGGTGCTCGGCTGGGGCTCCACCTACGGCCCCATCGCCGCCGCGGTGCGCCGGGTCAGGGCGGCCGGCGGCCGGGTCGCCCAGGCGCATCTGCGCCACCTCAACCCCTTCCCGGCCAACCTCGGAGAGGTCCTGGCCCGGTACGACCGGGTCCTGGTCCCGGAGATGAACCTGGGGCAGCTCGCGCATCTGCTGCGCGCCAAGTACCTGGTCGACGCCCAGTCGTTCACCCAGGTCACCGGGCTGCCGTTCAAGGCCGAGCAGCTCGCCGACGCTCTCACCGCCCAGCTGGAGGTCCAGTCGTGA